One genomic segment of Erysipelotrichaceae bacterium 66202529 includes these proteins:
- a CDS encoding alpha/beta fold hydrolase, protein MITIQDIKVNVTRSGNGAPAVVLLHGWGQNQYMMKFLQDHLCDSFTVVNLDLPGFGESEEPRTVWSVDDYATFLHELLMHIHLTRVIFIAHSFGARIALRYAYRYPVEKMVLTGAAGIQAKRGLSYHIRVKTYKLLKRLHAAPAMGSSDYQGASSVMRGVLVASVEDDLRPLLKDIATETLLVWGERDTATPLWMGRVMEEELPDAALVVLPKENHFAYFHLSIQFCRIVDAFLRP, encoded by the coding sequence ATGATTACCATTCAAGATATAAAAGTGAATGTTACACGCTCTGGGAACGGAGCGCCTGCTGTGGTTCTGCTGCATGGCTGGGGGCAGAATCAATATATGATGAAATTCCTGCAGGATCATCTTTGCGACAGCTTTACGGTTGTCAATCTGGATTTACCGGGATTTGGAGAAAGCGAGGAACCAAGAACGGTATGGAGTGTTGATGACTATGCTACGTTTCTGCATGAACTGTTAATGCATATTCATCTTACACGCGTGATATTTATCGCACATTCCTTCGGAGCCAGAATTGCCCTTCGCTATGCATACCGCTATCCTGTGGAAAAGATGGTACTGACAGGTGCCGCCGGTATTCAGGCAAAACGCGGACTGAGCTATCATATCCGTGTAAAAACATATAAGCTGCTCAAACGGCTGCATGCTGCCCCAGCTATGGGAAGCAGTGATTATCAGGGGGCATCGTCTGTTATGCGGGGAGTTCTCGTTGCCAGCGTTGAGGATGATCTGCGACCACTCCTAAAAGACATAGCCACGGAAACATTGCTTGTGTGGGGAGAAAGAGATACGGCTACGCCGCTTTGGATGGGCCGTGTCATGGAGGAGGAGCTGCCGGATGCCGCCCTGGTTGTTCTGCCAAAAGAGAATCATTTTGCCTACTTCCACCTCAGTATACAATTCTGCCGCATCGTGGATGCGTTTCTAAGACCATGA